One Myxococcales bacterium genomic window, TGTGTCGGGCGTAGCGACTGCGTCACGGTGTATGCCGGAGTGAACTGCTCGTGTGGCGCGGACTGCACGTGCAAAGGTGGTGAGGCAGGGTGCGTCTGCCAGAGCTTCGAGTTCTTCCGCTGTGCACCGGCGTCCTGATTGCGCCTCCCAACGCCGAACTTGGGCGATACCCAACGCCGCGTTCAAACTGGCCCGCGACGCGGCCTTCTTCGCCACGCGCCGGGCGTACGACACGATTGGCCCGTCGCTGTGGAACGATGGTTGCTTTAGCCGCCAGCATGATCAAGTCGTGGATGGTTCTCCTTGCGGCGATGGTGGTGGCGGGTTGCGAAAGACCCGAGAGCGGGTCCGGGACGAGCAGCTCGGGCTCGACCACTCAGACGCTGCTCGAGCGTGTCGAATCCAAGAAGGTATGCATGGTCAACAATCGGTACATGGGTCAAGACCAGACCGCTGTCGTCGTGGACGACAAGACCTACTACGGTTGCTGCCCCGGATGTGAGAAGCGACTGAAAGAAGAACCGGCAGTCCGTAGCGCGACCGATCCCGTCAGCGGCCATCGCGTCGACAAAGCCAGCGCCGTCATCGGCAAGCGCAAGACCGGGGGCGACGAAAATGTACTCTACTTCGAGAGCGACGAGACCTTCACGACGTTTGGCAGCAAAGAGAACCGCGGCGGACGATGAAGTGATGCACCAGGCGGCGCCCACTGCCCACCGCAAGGAGTGAATTGCGCCCCGTCACGGCGCGGGATGTTTCGCCGGATTTTGAGCCGGATCATCGCGGGGGCTCGGTTGTGGCGCCGGGTCCTGGGGGGCTCAGCGGGCGGCTGCTGCACGCGCGCGGCGGCGGACCTCGCCGACGATCTGCGGATCGCTGCTGCGGATCCGGATGGACCGGCCGTCACTGCTGAGTTCGACGCGGATCCCCGGGAGTCGGAACGGGCAGGCCGAGTCTTGGAAGTGCTCTGCCCGCGCGAG contains:
- a CDS encoding TRASH domain-containing protein; translated protein: MIKSWMVLLAAMVVAGCERPESGSGTSSSGSTTQTLLERVESKKVCMVNNRYMGQDQTAVVVDDKTYYGCCPGCEKRLKEEPAVRSATDPVSGHRVDKASAVIGKRKTGGDENVLYFESDETFTTFGSKENRGGR